Proteins found in one Hevea brasiliensis isolate MT/VB/25A 57/8 chromosome 18, ASM3005281v1, whole genome shotgun sequence genomic segment:
- the LOC131176085 gene encoding uncharacterized protein LOC131176085, with translation MAYGGLDTMKVNTSGFANFILARWINNSFWPPHQHVGEAKFYDYLTVFVALDENGQAKGVLFEDDGDGYEFTKGGYLLTHYVAESQNSVVIVRVSEIEGSWKRPKRRLQVLLLLGGGAMIEAWGMDGGFVIIWMPSELNISELVSTSEKQYRSRLESSKHILDVEAVSGPKGAELSRIPIELKCGDWIVKIVPWIGGRIISMGHLPSGTQWLQSRIEIDGYEEYSGTEYPSAGCYEEYKIIERDFGHAGENESLILEGDIGGGLVLERKISIRKDDPKILHIDSSIIAQKVGAGSGGFSRLVCLRVHPTFIVLHPMETFVSFTSIDGSKHEIQPESGDRFYEGNLLPNGEWMLVDKCLGIALVNRFNINEVYKCFVHWGTGTVNLELWSEDRPVSRQSPLIIYHQYEVRGTS, from the exons GATTTGCCAACTTTATACTTGCAAGGTGGATCAATAATTCCTTTTGGCCCCCTCATCAACATGTTGGTGAAGCTAAATTTTACGATTACTTGACTGTCTTTGTAGCTTTAGATGAAAATG GGCAAGCTAAAGGTGTATTATTTGAAGATGACGGTGATGGATATGAATTCACCAAGGGTGGATATCTGCTTACACATTATGTTGCTGAAAGTCAAAATTCAGTTGTTATTGTTAGAGTTTCTGAAATAGAAGGGTCTTGGAAGAGGCCCAAAAGACGCCTGCAAGTGCTATTGTTGCTTGGTGGAGGTGCAATG ATTGAAGCATGGGGCATGGATGGAGGTTTTGTGATAATTTGGATGCCTTCAGAACTTAATATTTCTGAGTTGGTATCAACAAGCGAGAAACAATATAGGAGTCGTTTGG AAAGTTCGAAGCATATCCTAGATGTTGAAGCCGTTTCAGGACCAAAGGGCGCAGAGCTTTCTAGAATCCCTATTGAACTGAAATGTGGTGATTGGATTGTTAAAATAGTTCCCTGGATTGGGGGTAGAATTATTTCCATGGGGCACCTTCCGTCAG GAACACAGTGGCTTCAAAGCAGGATTGAGATTGATGGATATGAAGAATATAGTGGTACTGAGTACCCGTCAGCAGGATGCTACGAAGAATACAAAATCATTGA GCGGGATTTTGGGCATGCAGGTGAGAATGAATCTCTGATATTAGAAGGTGATATTGGTGGGGGATTGGTTCTTGAACGGAAGATATCTATTCGAAAAGATGATCCAAAGATTCTTCATATCGACTCTAGCATTATAGCCCAGAAAGTAGGAGCTGGTTCAGGTGGATTTTCCAG GTTGGTTTGCTTGAGAGTACATCCAACCTTTATTGTCTTACATCCCATGGAAACTTTTGTCTCCTTCACTTCTATTGATGgatcaaaacatgaaattcagccTGAATCTGGGGATCGATTTTAtgaagggaatcttctgccaaacG GAGAATGGATGCTTGTTGACAAATGTCTTGGTATTGCTTTAGTCAACCGATTTAACATCAATGAGGTCTATAAGTGTTTTGTCCACTGGGGAACTGGAACAGTTAATCTCGAGCTATGGTCTGAAGACAGGCCTGTTTCAAGACAATCTCCTCTCATAATTTACCACCAATATGAAGTTAGAGGAACCTCTTAG